The Bacillus vallismortis genome window below encodes:
- a CDS encoding acyl-CoA thioesterase: METPETRFCKESKVVKTSRVFPLDTNNHNTLFGGKLMSYIDDIASISAARHCRRETVTASMDSVDFLKPIGQKESVCLESYVTWVGTSSMEVFVKVIKEHLMTGERELAATSFLTFVALDSNGKPVPVPRVVPETEEEIMLHNTAVQRANERKNRKKHSQALANALGTERPW; the protein is encoded by the coding sequence ATGGAAACACCGGAAACAAGATTTTGTAAAGAGTCAAAGGTTGTAAAAACCAGCAGGGTGTTCCCGCTTGATACGAACAACCATAACACGCTGTTTGGCGGAAAATTAATGAGTTATATTGACGACATTGCTTCAATTTCCGCGGCGCGCCATTGCAGACGTGAAACAGTAACCGCTTCGATGGACTCAGTGGATTTTCTGAAGCCGATCGGCCAAAAGGAGTCTGTCTGCTTAGAGTCATATGTGACATGGGTCGGCACATCGTCCATGGAGGTGTTTGTAAAAGTCATTAAGGAGCACCTGATGACTGGCGAACGGGAACTCGCCGCGACATCCTTTTTGACATTTGTCGCATTGGATTCAAATGGCAAGCCGGTGCCTGTGCCGAGAGTTGTACCGGAAACAGAAGAAGAAATCATGCTGCATAATACGGCGGTTCAGCGCGCCAATGAACGAAAAAACCGCAAAAAGCACAGCCAGGCCCTTGCAAATGCGCTCGGAACTGAAAGGCCTTGGTAA
- the hmpA gene encoding NO-inducible flavohemoprotein, with translation MLDNKTIEIIKSTVPLLQQHGEAITGRFYDLMFQGHPELLNIFNQTNQKKKTQRTALANAVIAAAANIDQLGNIIPVVKQIGHKHRSIGIKAEHYPIVGKYLLIAIKDVLGDAATPDIMQAWEKAYGVIADAFIGIEKEMYEQAEEQAGGWKEYKPFVIAKKERESKEIISFYLKPEDGKPLPEFQAGQYISIKVRIPDAEYTQIRQYSLSDMPGKDNYRISVKKDGAVSTYLHDGLHEGDLIEISAPAGDFVLDPSSQKDLVLISAGVGITPMISMLKTSVSKQPERQILFIHAAKNSEYHALRHEVEEAANHSSVKTAFVYREPTEQDRAGDLLFHEGQIDNQFLKELIINTDADYYICGSPSFITAMHQLVSKLGSAPDSIHYELFGPQLSLEQSV, from the coding sequence ATGTTAGATAATAAAACAATCGAAATCATTAAAAGCACTGTACCCTTATTACAACAGCATGGAGAAGCCATCACTGGCCGTTTTTACGATCTGATGTTCCAAGGCCATCCAGAGCTTCTGAACATTTTTAATCAAACAAACCAAAAGAAAAAAACACAGCGCACTGCCCTTGCAAATGCCGTTATTGCAGCTGCAGCAAATATTGACCAGCTCGGAAATATCATTCCGGTCGTCAAACAAATCGGCCACAAGCACCGCAGTATCGGAATCAAGGCTGAACATTATCCGATCGTCGGCAAATACTTGCTGATTGCGATTAAAGATGTTCTAGGAGACGCTGCGACACCTGACATTATGCAGGCATGGGAGAAAGCGTACGGAGTAATCGCTGACGCGTTCATCGGAATTGAAAAAGAAATGTATGAGCAGGCGGAGGAGCAAGCCGGCGGCTGGAAGGAGTATAAGCCATTTGTCATCGCAAAAAAAGAGCGTGAAAGTAAAGAAATTATATCCTTCTATTTGAAGCCGGAAGACGGCAAGCCGTTACCTGAATTTCAAGCGGGGCAGTATATCAGCATCAAAGTGCGGATTCCTGATGCTGAATATACGCAAATCCGTCAATACAGCCTGTCTGATATGCCGGGAAAAGACAATTATCGAATTTCAGTGAAGAAAGACGGTGCCGTGTCTACGTATTTACACGATGGACTACATGAGGGAGATTTAATAGAGATCAGCGCACCGGCGGGGGACTTTGTTTTAGATCCTTCATCACAAAAAGATCTTGTTCTGATCAGTGCCGGAGTTGGCATAACACCAATGATCAGCATGCTGAAAACGTCTGTTTCCAAGCAGCCTGAACGGCAGATTCTTTTCATTCATGCCGCGAAAAACAGTGAATACCACGCATTGCGCCATGAAGTGGAAGAAGCGGCAAACCATTCTTCTGTCAAAACCGCATTTGTGTATCGCGAGCCGACAGAGCAAGACCGTGCAGGTGACCTTCTGTTTCATGAAGGACAGATTGATAATCAGTTCCTCAAAGAACTGATTATCAATACAGATGCGGATTATTATATTTGCGGTTCACCGTCATTTATTACGGCGATGCATCAGCTTGTGTCAAAACTCGGATCAGCTCCGGATTCTATCCATTACGAGCTGTTTGGCCCACAATTAAGTTTGGAGCAATCCGTTTGA
- a CDS encoding DUF421 domain-containing protein produces the protein MLWMVWAFLLKPVIVFSIAYILFRLAGKKAVSQMNNFDLLLTFAIGTIISEPILTSKLPMSIYYAGSFLVLYLLMTKLSLSNKWRWMLVVSPTVLIRNGDIDEQGLRKERLTVNELLGKLREKGYADPADIDLAIIEETGEVSVIPKEEARAVQVRDLNMEAERNFIPIPLILDGEILDHNLKYLQKNRSWLFEQLEKKGYSPKRLSSITLGTMNAHGDISLDVNSSNGPQHDPYLYKPGNNN, from the coding sequence GTGTTATGGATGGTATGGGCATTTTTACTGAAGCCAGTTATCGTATTTTCGATTGCGTATATTCTGTTTCGGCTTGCCGGTAAAAAAGCCGTGTCACAAATGAACAATTTTGATCTGCTTTTGACCTTCGCGATTGGTACGATTATCAGTGAACCGATTCTTACATCCAAGCTGCCAATGTCGATTTATTACGCGGGCTCTTTTTTAGTGCTTTATCTTCTGATGACCAAACTCTCCCTTTCTAATAAATGGAGATGGATGCTTGTCGTAAGCCCGACTGTATTAATCCGAAACGGGGATATTGATGAACAGGGGCTGCGCAAAGAAAGGTTGACTGTTAATGAACTGCTCGGAAAGCTAAGGGAAAAGGGCTATGCCGATCCGGCTGACATTGATCTTGCCATCATTGAAGAAACGGGAGAAGTAAGCGTCATCCCAAAAGAGGAAGCGAGAGCGGTACAGGTACGGGATTTGAATATGGAAGCTGAACGGAATTTTATTCCGATTCCGCTCATACTGGATGGCGAAATCCTTGACCATAATTTAAAATACCTTCAAAAAAACAGATCCTGGCTGTTTGAGCAGCTTGAGAAAAAAGGGTACAGCCCCAAACGGCTATCCTCGATTACACTTGGCACGATGAATGCCCATGGCGATATCTCGCTTGATGTGAATTCCTCCAACGGCCCGCAGCATGATCCCTACTTATATAAACCGGGAAATAACAATTGA
- a CDS encoding DinB family protein — MKDLSIRKDMAPTVSLLYSAVEENSLRLASIVSHMTQSELYYKGRCQTKNSTAQLLHHIANVDIRWVWRIKENRIPDHIEQTYGPMTDESGRLPEPENQLGLDELLKRHRHVVNELKSVCYTLTENDLHQPLSYDSDTATIRWGIWHMADHNRYHQAHIEALKKEWKQDMVKYER; from the coding sequence ATGAAGGACTTATCTATTAGAAAAGACATGGCGCCGACGGTCAGTCTATTATATTCCGCAGTGGAAGAAAACAGTCTCCGTCTGGCTTCTATTGTAAGTCACATGACACAGAGTGAACTATATTATAAGGGGCGCTGCCAAACAAAAAACAGCACGGCTCAGCTTTTGCACCATATCGCAAATGTTGATATCAGATGGGTCTGGCGTATCAAGGAGAATCGAATACCGGATCATATTGAACAGACATACGGCCCGATGACAGATGAAAGTGGACGGCTGCCTGAACCGGAGAATCAGCTCGGATTAGATGAACTCCTGAAAAGACATCGGCATGTGGTAAACGAGCTGAAATCGGTATGTTACACCTTAACTGAAAATGATTTGCATCAGCCGCTTTCTTACGATAGTGACACCGCGACCATACGGTGGGGCATTTGGCATATGGCGGATCATAACCGCTATCATCAAGCCCATATTGAAGCCCTCAAAAAAGAATGGAAGCAGGATATGGTGAAATATGAGCGCTAA
- a CDS encoding GNAT family N-acetyltransferase: protein MSAKTKLVTDRIRLRCMEDQDQASLFELFNDPDVMKYYSGLKDKRQTREWINWNKRNEKGYGVSLWIAEDKRTGDFLGQCGIVPQQVENQTVMEIGYMFARRHWGNGYAQEAARACLDYGFTERQFGTIAALIDPDNKASIRVAEKIGMIYDRTITKWNKPIAVYERKSYN from the coding sequence ATGAGCGCTAAAACGAAGCTTGTGACCGACCGAATTCGTTTGCGCTGTATGGAAGATCAGGATCAAGCCTCTTTGTTTGAGCTTTTTAACGATCCTGACGTCATGAAATATTATTCCGGCTTAAAAGATAAAAGGCAAACCCGCGAGTGGATCAATTGGAACAAAAGAAATGAAAAAGGGTACGGCGTCAGTCTGTGGATCGCCGAAGATAAGCGGACAGGGGACTTTTTGGGGCAATGCGGCATCGTACCACAGCAGGTGGAAAATCAAACCGTAATGGAAATCGGCTATATGTTTGCCCGCCGCCACTGGGGGAACGGCTATGCACAAGAAGCGGCGCGGGCCTGCCTGGACTACGGCTTCACCGAGCGGCAGTTTGGCACAATTGCGGCTTTGATTGACCCTGATAACAAAGCGTCCATACGGGTAGCGGAGAAAATTGGCATGATTTACGATAGAACGATCACAAAATGGAATAAACCAATCGCAGTATATGAAAGAAAATCTTACAATTGA
- the ykkC gene encoding multidrug efflux SMR transporter subunit YkkC, with amino-acid sequence MKWGLVVLAAVFEVVWVVGLKHADSALTWSGTAVGIIVSFYLLMKATNSLPVGTVYAVFTGLGTAGTVLSEIILFHEPVGWPKLLLIGVLLIGVIGLKLVTPDETEEKGGEA; translated from the coding sequence ATGAAATGGGGATTAGTCGTGCTTGCCGCCGTTTTCGAAGTTGTTTGGGTGGTAGGCTTAAAGCATGCTGACTCAGCTTTAACATGGAGCGGCACTGCCGTCGGCATCATAGTCAGCTTTTATCTTTTAATGAAAGCGACAAACAGTCTGCCTGTCGGAACCGTGTACGCCGTCTTTACCGGGCTCGGGACGGCAGGAACAGTGCTGAGTGAAATCATTCTGTTTCATGAGCCGGTTGGATGGCCGAAGCTTTTGTTAATCGGTGTGCTCTTAATTGGTGTGATCGGATTGAAGCTTGTGACACCGGATGAGACAGAGGAAAAAGGAGGCGAGGCATAA
- the ykkD gene encoding multidrug efflux SMR transporter subunit YkkD — protein MLHWISLLCAGCLEMAGVALMNQYAKEKSVKWVLLIIVGFAASFSLLSYAMETIPMGTAYAVWTGIGTAGGALIGILFYKEPKDAKRIFFIALILCSAVGLKMMS, from the coding sequence ATGCTGCATTGGATCAGTTTATTGTGCGCGGGCTGTTTGGAGATGGCCGGCGTGGCCCTTATGAATCAATATGCGAAAGAAAAAAGTGTGAAATGGGTGCTGTTGATCATTGTTGGTTTTGCCGCTTCATTTTCCTTGCTGTCGTATGCCATGGAAACCATTCCGATGGGCACGGCTTACGCTGTCTGGACAGGCATTGGCACAGCCGGCGGTGCGCTTATCGGCATCCTCTTTTACAAGGAGCCGAAAGACGCCAAACGGATCTTCTTTATCGCTTTGATTTTATGCTCAGCGGTTGGATTAAAAATGATGTCATAA
- the purU gene encoding formyltetrahydrofolate deformylase — translation MKSYMTQRLNEYRDGNEDKGRLLVSCPDQPGIVSAVSAFLFEHGANIIESNQYTTDPEGGRFFLRIEFDCAGIREKKETLQEAFASTAENFDMTWSLTLASELKRVAIFVSKELHCLHELIWEWQTGNLMAEIAVVISNHEDARELVERLNIPFHYMKANKDIRAEVEKKQLELLEQYEIDVIVLARYMQILTPDFVSAHPNRIINIHHSFLPAFIGANPYKRAYERGVKLIGATSHYVTNDLDEGPIIEQDIERVDHRDNAEALKNIGRTIERSVLARAVKWHLEDRVIVHENKTIVFN, via the coding sequence ATGAAATCATATATGACCCAGCGGTTAAACGAATACCGTGACGGAAATGAGGATAAAGGGCGTCTTTTGGTCAGCTGTCCCGATCAGCCGGGTATCGTCTCTGCGGTTTCCGCGTTTTTATTTGAACACGGCGCCAATATTATAGAATCCAACCAATATACGACAGACCCTGAAGGCGGCCGGTTCTTCCTGAGAATCGAATTCGACTGCGCGGGCATTCGTGAGAAAAAAGAAACACTGCAGGAGGCGTTTGCCTCTACAGCGGAAAACTTCGACATGACATGGAGCTTAACATTGGCAAGCGAGCTGAAGCGTGTCGCCATTTTTGTTTCAAAGGAACTTCATTGCCTGCATGAGCTGATTTGGGAATGGCAAACCGGCAACCTGATGGCGGAAATCGCTGTTGTCATCAGCAACCATGAGGATGCGAGAGAGTTGGTAGAGCGGCTGAACATTCCATTCCACTATATGAAAGCGAACAAAGACATCAGAGCGGAAGTCGAAAAGAAGCAGCTTGAACTGCTTGAGCAATACGAGATTGACGTAATTGTTCTCGCTCGCTATATGCAGATCTTAACACCTGACTTTGTTTCGGCTCATCCGAATCGCATCATCAATATCCACCATTCGTTCCTGCCTGCTTTTATCGGTGCGAATCCGTACAAACGGGCTTACGAGCGCGGCGTGAAACTGATCGGAGCGACATCTCACTATGTCACAAACGATCTTGACGAAGGGCCGATCATTGAACAGGATATTGAGCGTGTGGACCACCGGGACAATGCGGAAGCGCTGAAAAACATCGGCAGAACAATTGAACGCAGCGTGCTTGCGCGTGCGGTGAAATGGCATTTGGAAGACCGCGTCATCGTTCATGAAAATAAAACAATCGTCTTTAACTAG
- the proB gene encoding glutamate 5-kinase, whose product MKKQRIVVKIGSSSLTNSNGSIDEAKIREHVQAISLLKKAGHEMILITSGAVAAGFSSLGYPSRPVTIKGKQAAAAVGQTLLMQQYMNQFKQYSLTPGQILLTRNDFSKRERYRNAYATMMELLERGVIPIINENDSTSVEELTFGDNDMLSALVSGLIHADQLMILTDINGLYDANPNENPEAKRFDDLPEITPELLGYAGSAGSKVGTGGMKSKLLAAQTALSLGVKVFIGTGSGEQKLADILDGRGDGTYIGDKELSSVNNTRQWIQFHSPIAGEIVIDAGAEEAMIHNGSSLLPAGVVGVNGSFPKGAVVEVRGPGGVIGKGQTHYSSEEIVAAKGKRSDELDFEKTFEVIHRNDWVNLKD is encoded by the coding sequence ATGAAAAAACAAAGAATAGTAGTGAAAATAGGAAGCAGTTCGCTCACGAATAGCAACGGAAGCATTGATGAGGCGAAAATCAGAGAGCATGTTCAGGCTATTTCCCTGTTGAAGAAAGCGGGACATGAAATGATTCTGATTACCTCGGGAGCCGTAGCGGCGGGGTTTTCCAGCCTCGGTTATCCGTCCCGCCCTGTTACCATTAAAGGAAAACAAGCGGCGGCCGCGGTCGGACAAACACTGTTAATGCAACAATATATGAATCAATTCAAACAATACTCACTGACTCCGGGACAGATCCTTTTAACGAGAAATGATTTTTCGAAAAGAGAACGGTATCGAAACGCGTATGCAACGATGATGGAATTACTGGAGCGCGGCGTCATTCCGATTATCAATGAAAACGACTCTACATCTGTTGAAGAATTGACATTCGGGGATAATGACATGCTTTCTGCGTTAGTCAGCGGATTGATTCATGCGGACCAGCTCATGATTCTCACTGATATCAACGGTCTGTATGATGCCAATCCGAATGAAAATCCTGAGGCGAAACGATTTGATGATTTGCCTGAGATCACGCCCGAATTGCTGGGGTATGCTGGTTCAGCCGGATCAAAGGTCGGCACCGGCGGTATGAAATCAAAGCTGTTAGCCGCACAAACTGCGCTGTCTCTTGGCGTGAAAGTGTTCATTGGAACAGGCAGCGGAGAGCAAAAGCTTGCGGACATTTTGGATGGCAGGGGAGATGGCACTTATATCGGAGACAAAGAACTGTCCTCGGTTAACAACACGAGACAGTGGATTCAGTTCCACTCGCCAATAGCAGGAGAAATCGTGATTGATGCGGGTGCCGAGGAGGCGATGATCCATAACGGAAGCAGCCTGTTGCCGGCTGGCGTAGTGGGCGTAAATGGAAGTTTTCCAAAAGGGGCGGTCGTAGAAGTCCGGGGGCCGGGCGGCGTGATCGGAAAAGGCCAAACGCATTACTCCTCCGAGGAGATTGTGGCGGCGAAAGGCAAACGCAGTGATGAACTTGATTTTGAGAAAACGTTTGAGGTGATCCACAGGAATGACTGGGTCAATTTAAAAGACTAG
- the proA gene encoding glutamate-5-semialdehyde dehydrogenase: MSEVSVKAKLANEAAAELIMKTTAEKNEALSLIANGLRHEKDFLLAENAKDIENGKNNGLTSDIIDRLTLDEKRIGDIADAVELLIDLADPVGESLETIEKENGLLIEKIRVPLGVVGMIYEARPNVTVDAATLCLKTGNAVVLRGSSSAIHSNKALVSVIHRALEQSPLPIDAVQLIEDTSRETAKELFTLNDGLDVLIPRGGKKLIDLVVRESTVPVLETGAGNCHIFIDETAKPQMAEKVVVNAKTQRPSVCNAIESLLIHKAWAEKHGKELLAQLEKAGVDIRGDEFVCELHPSSKQASEEDWETEFLAPVLSIKTIDNVQEAVKHIQQYGTNHSEAILTEDDKNAVYFQTAVDAAAVYHNASTRFTDGFEFGYGAEIGISTQKLHARGPMGLPALTSTKYVIKGTGQIRE; this comes from the coding sequence ATGAGTGAAGTTTCTGTAAAAGCGAAGCTGGCAAACGAAGCAGCAGCGGAACTGATCATGAAAACAACGGCTGAAAAAAATGAGGCGCTCAGCCTCATTGCAAACGGGCTCCGACATGAAAAGGATTTTCTCTTAGCCGAAAATGCGAAAGACATTGAGAACGGAAAGAACAATGGCTTAACATCTGATATCATTGATCGCCTGACACTGGATGAGAAACGCATTGGTGATATAGCGGACGCAGTAGAGCTTTTAATTGATTTGGCAGATCCGGTCGGTGAATCACTTGAAACAATTGAAAAGGAGAACGGCCTGCTTATCGAAAAAATCCGTGTTCCGCTTGGTGTGGTCGGAATGATCTATGAAGCGAGACCGAACGTTACAGTCGATGCGGCAACCCTCTGCTTAAAAACGGGAAACGCGGTTGTCCTGCGGGGGAGCTCCTCAGCCATTCACAGCAACAAAGCCCTCGTCAGTGTCATTCACAGAGCGCTTGAGCAGTCTCCGCTTCCAATTGACGCCGTACAGCTGATTGAGGATACGAGCAGAGAAACGGCAAAAGAACTCTTTACGTTAAATGATGGCTTAGACGTATTAATCCCGCGCGGAGGCAAAAAGCTGATCGATCTCGTTGTGAGAGAATCAACAGTGCCTGTGTTAGAAACCGGAGCAGGAAACTGCCACATTTTCATTGACGAGACAGCCAAACCGCAAATGGCGGAAAAGGTTGTTGTAAATGCCAAAACGCAGCGCCCTTCTGTGTGTAATGCAATTGAATCATTGCTGATTCACAAGGCGTGGGCGGAGAAGCACGGGAAAGAATTGCTTGCCCAACTGGAAAAAGCGGGAGTTGACATTCGCGGTGATGAATTTGTGTGTGAACTTCATCCTTCAAGCAAACAAGCGTCGGAAGAAGATTGGGAGACAGAATTTTTAGCGCCTGTCCTCAGCATAAAGACGATTGACAATGTCCAAGAAGCTGTGAAGCATATCCAACAATACGGCACCAATCATTCAGAAGCGATTTTAACTGAAGATGATAAGAATGCGGTTTATTTTCAAACGGCTGTCGACGCTGCTGCGGTCTATCATAATGCGTCAACCCGTTTTACCGACGGCTTTGAATTTGGCTACGGAGCTGAAATCGGCATCAGTACGCAAAAGCTACATGCAAGAGGGCCGATGGGGCTTCCTGCACTGACTTCTACTAAATACGTCATTAAAGGAACAGGGCAAATCCGCGAATAG
- a CDS encoding organic hydroperoxide resistance protein has protein sequence MSQPLFTATVSAVGGREGKVISSDRVLELDVAMPGTPRANKLEKATNPEQLFAAGYAACFDSALQLVARTERVKVETEVTAHVSLLKDEADQGYKLGVTLQVKGKGISASELQALVQKAHGVCPYSKATSGNIDVTLEVAE, from the coding sequence ATGAGCCAGCCATTATTTACAGCTACTGTTTCAGCGGTAGGAGGAAGAGAAGGAAAGGTAATTTCATCAGACCGCGTTCTTGAGCTTGATGTCGCAATGCCGGGGACACCGAGAGCAAATAAATTAGAAAAAGCGACAAATCCGGAGCAGCTGTTTGCAGCAGGTTACGCAGCTTGCTTTGACAGCGCGCTGCAGCTGGTAGCAAGAACAGAACGAGTGAAAGTGGAAACAGAGGTTACAGCGCATGTCAGCCTGTTAAAGGATGAAGCGGATCAAGGCTACAAGCTGGGTGTGACGCTTCAGGTGAAAGGGAAAGGAATCAGTGCATCAGAATTACAGGCACTTGTGCAAAAAGCACACGGCGTCTGCCCGTATTCAAAAGCAACTTCCGGAAATATCGATGTTACGCTTGAAGTAGCTGAATAA
- the ohrR gene encoding organic hydroperoxide resistance transcriptional regulator OhrR translates to MENEFDHMKLENQLCFLLYASSREMTKQYKPLLDKLNVTYPQYLALLLLWEHETLTVKKMGELLYLDSGTLTPMLKRMEQQDLITRKRSEEDERSVLISLTEDGALLKEKAADIPGTILGLSKQSGEELKLLKSALYTLLETLHQKN, encoded by the coding sequence ATGGAAAATGAATTTGACCATATGAAATTGGAGAATCAGCTTTGTTTTTTGCTATATGCAAGTTCGCGGGAAATGACAAAGCAATACAAGCCGCTGCTTGACAAGCTGAATGTGACGTACCCTCAATATTTGGCCTTGCTATTGTTATGGGAACACGAAACGCTTACTGTCAAAAAAATGGGTGAGCTGCTGTATTTAGATTCGGGGACGCTCACTCCGATGCTAAAGCGAATGGAACAGCAGGATTTGATTACAAGAAAAAGGTCTGAAGAGGATGAACGGTCCGTGCTGATCAGCCTGACAGAGGACGGAGCGTTATTAAAAGAAAAAGCGGCTGACATTCCGGGAACGATCCTGGGGCTCTCAAAGCAGTCCGGGGAGGAACTGAAACTGTTAAAATCCGCTCTATATACATTGCTGGAAACACTTCATCAAAAAAATTGA
- a CDS encoding organic hydroperoxide resistance protein yields MALFTAKATARGGRAGHITSDDGVLDFDIVMPNAKKEGQTGTNPEQLFAAGYAACFGGALEHVAKEQNVTIDSEIEGQVSLMKDESDDGFKIGVTLVVNTKDLDRDKAQELVNAAHEFCPYSKATRGNIEVTLELK; encoded by the coding sequence ATGGCACTATTTACAGCAAAAGCAACCGCTCGCGGCGGACGGGCAGGACATATTACATCAGATGACGGTGTTCTTGATTTTGATATTGTAATGCCTAATGCAAAAAAAGAAGGACAAACCGGCACAAACCCGGAACAGCTCTTTGCGGCAGGATATGCTGCGTGCTTCGGCGGCGCGCTCGAACACGTGGCCAAAGAGCAAAATGTTACCATTGATTCCGAAATTGAAGGCCAGGTCAGCCTTATGAAGGATGAGAGCGACGACGGGTTTAAAATCGGCGTCACACTTGTGGTGAACACGAAAGATTTGGATCGAGACAAGGCACAGGAGCTTGTTAATGCTGCTCATGAATTCTGTCCTTATTCAAAGGCTACGAGAGGAAATATTGAGGTAACGTTAGAATTAAAATAA
- a CDS encoding TPR domain-containing glycosyltransferase: MKRPKLSVCMIVKNEERHIARCLESVQHIADEIIVVDMGSSDRTEDICKSFHAQVYHHIWEQNFSQARNISLQHAKGEWILILDADEELDPETGSLFPSLLTDSLPSLGCVKIVNYTGKQWVENEAFEQRQIRLIRNQRNITFTGSIGERPEGEEASSTFSLPCTIHHYGYLEQEAQQKHQRNISLLNAALLISSAEPSLICQKAAEYDRGNEPDKAFRLAMDCINECKRKKQIPPPASYYVKYKLLIEAERYEEAEQDIHEALGHYPDYCTLHYYKGIIMYQLKKIREAITAFEACLQTDNEHHLYVQVKGAADFRSSCWLGVCHAELRQHMTAVLYLQKALKANPKCARAQELLSELTKDQAAHA, from the coding sequence ATGAAAAGACCAAAGCTGTCCGTCTGTATGATTGTGAAAAATGAAGAACGCCATATCGCCCGCTGTTTAGAGAGTGTGCAGCATATAGCTGATGAAATCATTGTGGTTGATATGGGATCAAGCGATCGGACGGAAGACATTTGCAAAAGCTTTCATGCCCAAGTGTATCATCATATATGGGAACAGAACTTTTCACAAGCGAGAAATATTAGTTTACAGCATGCCAAGGGAGAGTGGATATTGATCTTGGATGCCGACGAAGAACTAGACCCGGAAACGGGCAGCCTATTTCCTTCGCTGCTGACTGACAGCCTGCCGTCTCTCGGTTGCGTGAAGATCGTGAATTATACAGGAAAGCAATGGGTTGAAAATGAAGCGTTTGAACAAAGGCAGATCAGGCTGATCCGGAATCAGCGAAACATAACATTTACGGGAAGTATCGGCGAGAGACCTGAGGGAGAAGAAGCAAGCAGCACTTTCTCGCTGCCATGTACCATTCACCATTACGGCTATTTAGAGCAGGAGGCACAGCAAAAGCATCAACGCAACATCAGTTTATTAAATGCAGCATTGCTGATATCCTCTGCTGAGCCATCTCTCATTTGTCAGAAAGCAGCTGAGTATGACAGAGGAAACGAACCTGATAAAGCCTTCCGGCTGGCAATGGATTGTATCAATGAATGTAAAAGAAAAAAGCAAATTCCGCCGCCAGCTAGCTATTATGTAAAGTATAAATTATTAATTGAAGCAGAACGGTACGAAGAAGCGGAACAGGATATCCATGAAGCGCTGGGGCATTATCCGGATTACTGCACCCTTCACTATTATAAAGGAATCATTATGTATCAGCTGAAAAAAATCAGAGAAGCGATCACAGCGTTTGAGGCTTGCCTGCAAACCGATAATGAACATCATCTGTACGTACAGGTGAAGGGAGCAGCCGATTTTAGATCAAGCTGCTGGCTCGGTGTCTGCCATGCTGAATTGCGTCAACATATGACTGCTGTTTTGTATTTGCAAAAAGCGCTGAAAGCAAACCCGAAGTGCGCGCGTGCACAGGAGCTTCTCAGCGAATTAACAAAGGATCAGGCCGCACATGCCTGA
- a CDS encoding nucleoside deaminase, producing the protein MNHETFLKRAVDLAREGVNAGVGGPFGAVIVKDGAIIAKGQNSVTTSNDPTAHAEVTAIRNACKALGTYQLNDCILYTSCEPCPMCLGAIYWARPKAVFYAAEHTDAAEAGFDDSFIYKEILKPAEERTIPFYQVTLTEHLSPFQAWLAFDNKKEY; encoded by the coding sequence ATGAATCATGAAACGTTCTTAAAACGGGCTGTCGACCTTGCTCGCGAAGGAGTGAACGCAGGAGTTGGCGGGCCTTTCGGTGCTGTTATTGTGAAAGACGGAGCCATTATTGCCAAGGGGCAGAACAGCGTCACAACAAGCAATGATCCGACTGCCCACGCGGAAGTGACGGCTATTCGAAACGCCTGCAAGGCGCTTGGAACATACCAGCTTAATGACTGCATTTTGTATACGAGCTGCGAGCCATGCCCCATGTGCCTAGGCGCCATCTACTGGGCCCGGCCGAAAGCTGTTTTCTATGCAGCGGAGCATACAGACGCCGCCGAAGCTGGATTTGATGATTCATTCATTTATAAAGAAATTCTTAAACCTGCTGAAGAAAGAACAATCCCCTTTTATCAAGTGACTCTGACGGAGCATTTATCCCCGTTTCAGGCATGGCTTGCTTTTGACAATAAAAAAGAATATTAA